The following proteins are co-located in the Ailuropoda melanoleuca isolate Jingjing chromosome 13, ASM200744v2, whole genome shotgun sequence genome:
- the C13H20orf27 gene encoding UPF0687 protein C20orf27 homolog isoform X2 has translation MAGRASMAAANKGNKPRVRSIRFAAGHDAEGSQSHVHFDEKLHDSVVMVTQESDSSFLVKVGFLKILHRYEITFTLPPVLRLSKDVREAPVPSLHLKLLSVTSIPEGYSVKCEYSAHKEGVLKEEMLLACEGGTGTCVRVTVQTDTTAHPCCLMGSSAWVLS, from the exons ATGGCAGGGAGGGCATCCATGGCTGCAGCAAACAAGG GCAACAAGCCCAGAGTCCGGAGTATCCGCTTTGCAGCAGGCCATGATGCAGAAGGCTCCCAGAGCCATGTCCACTTTGACGAGAAGCTGCATGACTCTGTGGTCATGGTCACCCAGGAGAGTGACAGCAGCTTTCTGGTCAAG GTTGGCTTCCTGAAGATCCTGCACAGGTACGAGATTACCTTCACTCTGCCCCCAGTGCTCAGGCTGAGCAAGGATGTCCGAGAAGCACCAGTCCCCAGCCTACACCTCAAGCTCCTCAGCGTCACGTCCATCCCAGAAG GTTACAGCGTCAAGTGTGAGTACTCAGCGCACAAGGAGGGCGTCCTCAAGGAGGAGATGCTGCTAGCCTGTGAAGGGGGCACCGGCACCTGCGTGCGAGTGACAGTGCAG ACCGACACCACGGCACACCCATGCTGCTTGATGGGGTCAAGTGCGTGGGTGCTGAGCTAG
- the C13H20orf27 gene encoding UPF0687 protein C20orf27 homolog isoform X1, producing MAGRASMAAANKGNKPRVRSIRFAAGHDAEGSQSHVHFDEKLHDSVVMVTQESDSSFLVKVGFLKILHRYEITFTLPPVLRLSKDVREAPVPSLHLKLLSVTSIPEGYSVKCEYSAHKEGVLKEEMLLACEGGTGTCVRVTVQARVMDRHHGTPMLLDGVKCVGAELEYDSEHSDWHGFD from the exons ATGGCAGGGAGGGCATCCATGGCTGCAGCAAACAAGG GCAACAAGCCCAGAGTCCGGAGTATCCGCTTTGCAGCAGGCCATGATGCAGAAGGCTCCCAGAGCCATGTCCACTTTGACGAGAAGCTGCATGACTCTGTGGTCATGGTCACCCAGGAGAGTGACAGCAGCTTTCTGGTCAAG GTTGGCTTCCTGAAGATCCTGCACAGGTACGAGATTACCTTCACTCTGCCCCCAGTGCTCAGGCTGAGCAAGGATGTCCGAGAAGCACCAGTCCCCAGCCTACACCTCAAGCTCCTCAGCGTCACGTCCATCCCAGAAG GTTACAGCGTCAAGTGTGAGTACTCAGCGCACAAGGAGGGCGTCCTCAAGGAGGAGATGCTGCTAGCCTGTGAAGGGGGCACCGGCACCTGCGTGCGAGTGACAGTGCAGGCGCGTGTCATGG ACCGACACCACGGCACACCCATGCTGCTTGATGGGGTCAAGTGCGTGGGTGCTGAGCTAGAATACGACTCAGAGCACAGCGACTGGCACGGCTTTGACTGA